Proteins encoded by one window of Cylindrospermum stagnale PCC 7417:
- a CDS encoding thiamine pyrophosphate-dependent enzyme gives MLLETKFLLQESLSKLVSGNFALLEILKQWGIKHYAGVNGGGVIKIAQHLLPLTHLHQLRDGIPRMLTMNEYITGFIPLGYYLATGKFAGTILTTGAATKLGLCGLTEAKLHNIPAVYLVALNSTQVHDKAPLQDVSENGMNLIPQLQAELGDGCVVIDDLSVIEDKLLMVQKILSQSRPVVIAFHPDILSQDIDLNQLSFPPTHSNSEINYSDIDALASQLAQIQPTQRIILYVGEEAARYEQISSLIDDLSYRLKSPIIWSVNGANAVSETNPYGYGHIMFGGNDRAMKLWQSINSDDVLIMIGLDPYEYVLNNEQIRAGNVWHLTHFLCPYGHKDGNFQHRAAFEYQKVYGDIVLVLQELLNRLPQNKDLSGVNPPLVSLNTRIISRTVRPDTVDLLSFYEQIGQLWQPNTIGFDDVCMAYKDRPYLMQRRHPNIRFHSMYHGSAMGGAFGLGCGAKLGNPLLHTFIFSGDGCWRLYGGAIADASHLGLCLFIINNHSYGIIEQGAPSILPGVDSTRYHAHLQNIDFVAAAKAHAWDGYRLKPDLSNLLEIMDVCYNSNSQSILVEVPVDSTQVIGLNPRVLNLRGDCHL, from the coding sequence ATGTTACTTGAAACTAAATTTCTTCTTCAGGAAAGCTTAAGCAAGCTAGTTTCTGGAAATTTTGCGTTGCTCGAAATTCTTAAGCAATGGGGAATCAAGCATTATGCTGGTGTTAATGGCGGTGGCGTAATTAAGATAGCGCAACATTTATTGCCACTCACTCATCTTCACCAACTGCGTGATGGAATACCACGAATGCTGACGATGAATGAATATATTACTGGTTTTATTCCCCTCGGTTATTATTTAGCAACAGGTAAGTTTGCGGGAACAATTTTGACAACTGGGGCAGCAACAAAATTGGGTCTCTGTGGTTTAACTGAGGCAAAACTACATAATATACCAGCAGTATATCTTGTAGCCTTAAACTCAACCCAAGTGCATGACAAAGCTCCCTTACAGGACGTTTCCGAAAATGGAATGAACTTGATTCCTCAATTGCAAGCAGAATTGGGTGATGGCTGCGTGGTTATTGATGATCTGAGTGTGATTGAAGACAAACTATTAATGGTTCAAAAGATTTTGTCCCAGTCACGACCAGTAGTAATTGCATTTCATCCAGATATCCTTTCCCAAGATATTGATCTAAATCAGCTATCTTTCCCCCCTACACATAGCAACAGCGAAATCAACTATTCAGATATCGATGCATTAGCCAGCCAACTTGCCCAAATCCAACCAACCCAGCGGATTATTCTGTATGTTGGTGAGGAAGCGGCAAGATATGAGCAAATCAGCAGCCTCATCGACGATTTATCGTATCGACTCAAATCACCTATCATCTGGTCTGTCAATGGTGCTAATGCCGTTAGTGAAACCAATCCCTACGGATATGGACATATTATGTTTGGTGGTAACGACCGAGCAATGAAACTTTGGCAGAGTATAAATTCTGATGATGTGTTGATTATGATCGGGCTTGACCCTTATGAGTATGTTCTCAATAACGAACAAATCCGGGCAGGTAATGTATGGCACTTAACTCATTTTCTGTGCCCTTACGGTCATAAAGACGGAAATTTTCAACATCGCGCGGCTTTTGAGTACCAAAAAGTTTATGGTGACATTGTCCTCGTGCTTCAAGAATTACTGAACCGACTACCACAAAACAAGGATTTATCCGGCGTTAATCCGCCACTTGTAAGCCTAAATACCCGGATCATTTCTCGGACAGTGCGCCCAGATACTGTAGATTTATTATCCTTCTACGAACAAATTGGGCAGTTGTGGCAACCTAATACTATTGGTTTTGACGATGTTTGCATGGCCTACAAAGATCGCCCCTACCTCATGCAACGCCGTCACCCTAATATTAGGTTCCACTCTATGTATCATGGTTCGGCAATGGGTGGTGCTTTCGGACTTGGTTGTGGCGCAAAGCTTGGTAATCCATTACTACACACTTTCATCTTTTCTGGTGATGGCTGTTGGCGCTTATATGGAGGTGCGATCGCCGACGCTAGTCATCTGGGATTATGTTTGTTTATCATCAATAACCACAGCTACGGCATAATTGAACAGGGTGCACCGTCAATTCTCCCAGGAGTTGATAGCACACGCTATCATGCTCACCTCCAAAATATTGATTTTGTCGCAGCCGCAAAAGCCCACGCTTGGGATGGATATCGGTTAAAGCCTGACTTGAGCAATTTGCTCGAAATTATGGATGTCTGCTATAACTCCAATAGTCAGTCCATTTTAGTTGAAGTACCAGTAGACTCAACACAGGTCATCGGACTTAACCCACGTGTTTTGAATCTTCGAGGTGATTGTCATTTATAG
- a CDS encoding trifunctional serine/threonine-protein kinase/ATP-binding protein/sensor histidine kinase yields the protein MIKLSGYKFFEQIYSGNKTLVYRGIKESNESPVVIKLLRYEYPTFSELVQFRNQYTIAKNLDLPGVIATYSLEPYQNSYALVMEDFGGISLKNWEADNKSNFLSEFFHIALQIVTTLDGLYRNRVIHKDIKPANILINPITKQVKLIDFSIASLLPRETQTLKSPNELEGTLPYLSPEQTGRMNRGIDWRSDFYSLGVTFFELLTGKLPFTSDDPMEFVYFHLVKQPPLAHSINSDVPPIISEITAKLMAKNAEDRYQSALGLKYDLESCLHTFQETGKFEIFELGTRDISNHFTIPEKLYGREDEVETLLAAFDRVAVGNREIMLVSGFSGIGKTAVVNEVQKPIVRQRGYFIKGKYDQFQRNIPLSGFVQAFRDLVEQLLSESDAQFQQWKSQILAALGEQSQVIIEVVPELEKIIGEQPPVTELFGNAAMNRFNLLFQKFIQVFAAKEHPLVIFLDDLQWADSASLKLIQLLLCQSNTQHLFLIGAYRDNEVSLAHPLMLTLSEITKNQEIINTISLDSLFINDLNHLVADTLNCPSAIALPLTELIYKKTKGNPFFSHQFIKSLYEDGAISFNSNQQYWQCEISQIKESVLSDNVVEFIATQLQKLPLATQEVLQLAACIGNQFDLATLAIVSGKSQAETAANLWKALEEGLIIPINEVYKFFQDQSPNYSANYHRLLANGDPKLEIIYKFLHDRVQQAAYFLIPDQQKKSRHLNIGQLLLKNTSKEKQEERIFDIVNQLNYGVALINNQEELDELAQLNLIAGQKAKTSTAYEAAIKYFTLALEILAEDCWQSQYSLTLALHEEACDAAYLCGEFEQMEEFAEKVINLGIVLQDKVRVYEIKIQAYVIQNKLIEALKMAFNVLKIIGIEFPEAPTHSDIQQAFQATAAKLIDQKIPDLINLPEITEPNILIAMRILASMFSAAFLGCPEFVPLITLKMVDSSIEHGNTELSAIGYCGYGFLLCSVVGNIDIGYEFAQLSLNILSKTNATSAQAQTLLLYNSLVGHWKNHAQNFLSPLQEVYKIGLQTGDLEFASYALHNYSFGSYLTGQELTALECEMTIFCEALKRLKQKTCLGYVQIWQQTVLNLMNQNQEICSLIGNTYDEQIMLPLHHQMNDITAICMVYFNKSTLNYLFGHFSLAFEYSVEAEKYLSGLTGLLIFPAFHFYDSLVRLAVYVDVTPLEQNKILEKVNDNQQKMQHWANHAPMNFLHKYYLVEAERHRFLGEKLVAMNYYDQAIALAKQNEYLQEEALANELATRFYLEWDKNTIAQTYLINAYYCYARWGALAKVDDLENHYPELLNSIRQREEVHFNSLEVTLIRNSTSKAGVGSSRKTSELLDFGSFIKASQTISSEIQIDKLLTCLMQVLVENAGASKAVLILPKSNQLVIEAINLAADTVTTVLQSIPIEESEDVPISLINYVWRTQEHFISNDAAEEIKKQKSKFQYLNDPYIIQQKPKSLLCSPILNQGKLIAILYLENNLTIAAFTKDRLQVLNLLCSQAAISLENARLYQQAQDYTQQLENSIEYLQQAQLQLIQSEKMSTLGNLVAGVAHEINNPVGFISGNLRHATEYVQDLLNHLKLYQECYPNTVPEIVEDAETIDLEFLITDLPQVINSMKLGAERIRNISTSLRTFSRADTEQKVAFNIHDGLDSTVLLLKHRLKANEQHPGIEIINDYGELPLVQCFPGQLNQVFMNLLANAIDALEQSNVGRSFDELKINPNRITISTSLDEHQKQIVISIKDNGVGMTEEVKSRIFDHLFTTKAVNKGTGLGLAIARQIVVEKHGGTIEVKSDLGQGASFVISIPFDTNSP from the coding sequence ATGATTAAACTATCTGGTTATAAATTTTTTGAGCAAATCTATTCCGGTAACAAAACTTTAGTATATCGAGGTATTAAAGAATCAAATGAGTCGCCGGTTGTCATTAAACTTCTGCGATACGAATATCCAACCTTCAGTGAACTTGTTCAGTTTCGTAACCAATATACTATTGCTAAAAATCTCGACCTTCCTGGTGTTATTGCAACCTATAGTTTGGAACCTTATCAAAATAGCTATGCGCTAGTGATGGAAGATTTTGGGGGGATTTCGTTGAAAAACTGGGAAGCGGATAACAAATCCAATTTCTTGAGTGAGTTTTTTCATATTGCTCTACAAATCGTTACTACCCTGGACGGACTGTACCGCAACCGGGTAATTCATAAAGATATTAAACCAGCCAACATTCTAATTAACCCAATTACAAAACAAGTAAAACTCATTGACTTTAGTATTGCCTCTCTACTTCCCAGAGAAACACAAACCCTAAAATCGCCTAATGAGTTAGAAGGCACCCTCCCTTACCTCTCTCCTGAACAAACTGGACGCATGAACCGAGGTATCGACTGGCGCAGTGACTTTTACTCGTTAGGTGTTACCTTCTTTGAACTCCTTACCGGAAAGCTACCCTTTACAAGTGATGATCCCATGGAATTTGTGTACTTTCATCTAGTAAAGCAGCCTCCTTTAGCCCACAGTATTAATTCTGACGTTCCTCCCATTATTTCTGAGATTACCGCCAAACTAATGGCGAAAAATGCTGAAGATCGCTATCAAAGCGCGTTGGGTCTCAAATATGACTTAGAAAGTTGCTTACACACCTTCCAAGAAACTGGGAAATTTGAAATTTTTGAGTTAGGAACTAGAGATATATCCAATCACTTTACCATTCCTGAAAAACTCTATGGTCGTGAGGACGAAGTTGAGACTCTTCTTGCTGCCTTTGACCGTGTTGCAGTGGGAAATCGGGAAATAATGTTAGTGAGTGGTTTCTCCGGAATTGGTAAAACTGCCGTTGTCAACGAAGTACAAAAACCAATTGTGCGACAACGAGGTTATTTTATCAAAGGTAAATATGACCAATTCCAACGTAATATACCCCTTTCGGGATTTGTACAAGCCTTCCGCGATTTGGTGGAACAATTACTAAGTGAAAGCGATGCCCAATTTCAGCAATGGAAAAGTCAAATTTTGGCAGCACTTGGCGAACAAAGTCAGGTAATCATCGAAGTTGTTCCTGAACTTGAAAAAATCATCGGTGAACAACCCCCTGTAACTGAACTTTTTGGCAATGCAGCGATGAATCGCTTCAACTTACTATTTCAGAAATTTATCCAAGTTTTCGCTGCAAAAGAACATCCTTTAGTTATATTCCTCGATGACTTGCAATGGGCAGATTCAGCATCTTTAAAATTGATACAGTTACTGTTATGTCAAAGTAACACCCAACATCTATTCCTAATTGGAGCTTATCGAGATAATGAAGTATCACTGGCTCATCCATTGATGCTGACATTGAGTGAAATCACCAAGAATCAAGAAATAATTAATACGATCTCGCTTGATTCTCTATTTATAAATGACCTAAATCATCTAGTTGCAGATACCTTGAATTGCCCTTCAGCTATCGCTTTGCCGCTTACAGAGTTGATTTACAAAAAAACCAAGGGGAATCCTTTTTTTAGTCATCAATTTATCAAATCACTATACGAAGATGGAGCAATTTCGTTCAACTCTAACCAGCAATATTGGCAGTGCGAAATTTCGCAAATTAAAGAATCAGTCCTCTCGGATAATGTGGTTGAGTTTATAGCGACTCAGTTACAAAAATTACCACTAGCTACGCAGGAAGTTTTGCAGTTAGCTGCCTGTATTGGTAATCAATTTGATTTAGCAACCCTTGCTATTGTTAGTGGTAAATCTCAAGCAGAGACTGCTGCTAATTTGTGGAAAGCATTAGAAGAAGGACTAATAATTCCCATAAATGAAGTTTATAAATTTTTTCAAGATCAATCGCCCAATTACTCTGCTAATTATCATAGGTTACTAGCAAATGGCGATCCAAAATTAGAAATCATTTATAAATTTCTTCATGACCGTGTACAGCAAGCAGCTTATTTCCTTATTCCTGATCAGCAGAAAAAGTCAAGACACTTAAACATTGGTCAACTGTTGCTGAAAAATACATCCAAAGAAAAACAGGAAGAGAGGATTTTTGATATTGTTAATCAATTGAATTACGGAGTGGCGTTAATTAACAATCAGGAAGAACTGGATGAACTAGCACAGTTAAATTTAATTGCTGGACAGAAAGCAAAAACCTCTACTGCTTATGAAGCGGCCATTAAATATTTTACTTTAGCACTTGAAATTCTGGCAGAAGATTGTTGGCAGAGTCAGTACTCTCTCACTTTAGCTTTACATGAAGAAGCTTGTGATGCTGCCTATCTCTGCGGTGAATTTGAGCAGATGGAAGAATTTGCGGAAAAAGTTATTAACTTAGGGATAGTCCTTCAAGATAAAGTCAGAGTCTATGAAATTAAAATCCAAGCTTATGTTATACAAAACAAACTCATAGAAGCCTTAAAAATGGCTTTCAATGTTCTAAAAATTATCGGTATCGAGTTTCCAGAAGCACCGACTCATTCTGATATTCAACAGGCATTTCAAGCAACAGCAGCAAAATTAATTGATCAAAAAATTCCAGATTTAATTAATTTGCCAGAAATTACCGAACCCAATATTTTGATTGCTATGCGTATTTTAGCAAGCATGTTTTCTGCTGCCTTTCTTGGATGTCCCGAGTTTGTGCCTTTGATTACTTTGAAGATGGTTGACTCATCAATTGAACATGGTAATACAGAACTGTCGGCGATTGGTTATTGTGGCTACGGTTTTCTTCTATGCAGTGTAGTAGGCAATATCGATATCGGTTATGAATTTGCACAACTTTCTCTAAACATATTGTCCAAAACCAATGCCACATCAGCGCAAGCGCAAACTTTACTTCTTTACAATAGCTTGGTCGGACATTGGAAAAATCATGCCCAAAACTTTTTAAGTCCATTACAAGAAGTTTATAAAATTGGATTACAAACTGGCGATTTAGAATTTGCATCTTATGCATTACATAATTACTCTTTTGGCTCATATTTAACAGGTCAAGAATTAACAGCGCTTGAGTGTGAAATGACAATATTTTGTGAGGCTCTCAAGCGTCTCAAACAAAAGACCTGTCTTGGGTATGTCCAAATTTGGCAACAGACTGTTTTAAATTTGATGAACCAAAACCAAGAAATATGTAGCCTGATTGGTAACACTTATGATGAACAGATTATGTTGCCTCTGCATCATCAAATGAATGATATAACAGCAATATGTATGGTTTATTTCAATAAATCTACACTTAATTATTTGTTTGGTCATTTCTCGTTAGCTTTTGAATATTCAGTAGAAGCCGAAAAATATCTAAGTGGATTGACGGGGTTACTAATTTTTCCCGCTTTTCATTTTTATGATTCCCTTGTGAGGTTGGCAGTATATGTTGATGTGACACCACTAGAACAAAATAAAATTTTAGAAAAGGTAAATGATAATCAACAAAAAATGCAGCATTGGGCAAATCATGCACCAATGAATTTTTTGCATAAATACTATCTTGTTGAGGCGGAACGGCATCGATTTCTAGGTGAAAAATTAGTAGCAATGAACTATTACGACCAAGCTATTGCTCTTGCTAAACAAAACGAATACCTTCAAGAAGAAGCACTCGCGAACGAACTTGCTACCAGATTTTACCTTGAATGGGATAAAAATACTATTGCCCAAACTTACTTAATTAATGCCTATTACTGCTATGCCAGATGGGGAGCATTAGCCAAAGTAGATGATTTAGAAAACCATTATCCTGAATTACTTAATTCCATCCGACAACGGGAAGAAGTTCACTTTAATTCTCTAGAAGTGACACTTATTAGGAATAGCACCAGCAAAGCTGGTGTGGGTAGCAGTCGAAAAACTTCTGAGCTACTAGATTTTGGAAGTTTTATTAAAGCTTCCCAAACCATTAGCAGCGAAATCCAAATTGATAAATTACTCACCTGTTTAATGCAAGTTTTAGTTGAGAATGCTGGGGCATCTAAAGCTGTTCTCATCTTGCCAAAATCCAATCAATTAGTGATTGAAGCTATTAATTTAGCCGCCGACACAGTAACAACAGTATTGCAATCAATTCCGATTGAAGAAAGTGAAGATGTGCCAATTAGTTTAATTAACTATGTCTGGCGCACACAAGAACATTTTATTTCCAATGACGCTGCTGAAGAAATCAAAAAACAGAAGTCAAAATTCCAATATCTCAATGATCCCTACATCATTCAACAAAAACCGAAGAGTTTGTTGTGTAGCCCAATTCTTAATCAAGGAAAGCTGATTGCTATCTTATATTTGGAAAATAATCTCACTATTGCAGCATTTACCAAGGACAGACTGCAAGTCCTCAACTTACTTTGCTCTCAAGCTGCTATTTCTCTAGAAAATGCCCGCCTCTACCAACAAGCTCAAGACTATACCCAACAGTTAGAAAACTCCATTGAATATCTTCAACAGGCACAATTGCAACTCATACAAAGTGAAAAAATGTCGACTTTAGGAAATCTAGTAGCAGGTGTAGCACATGAGATTAACAATCCTGTTGGTTTTATCAGTGGCAATCTCCGCCATGCCACTGAATACGTCCAAGACTTACTCAATCACTTAAAGCTCTACCAAGAGTGCTATCCTAACACCGTACCTGAAATTGTTGAGGATGCAGAGACTATTGATCTAGAGTTTTTGATTACAGACTTACCACAGGTAATTAACTCGATGAAACTGGGTGCAGAACGCATCCGCAATATCAGCACTTCTCTGCGAACTTTTTCTCGGGCAGACACTGAACAAAAAGTTGCCTTTAATATTCATGATGGATTAGACAGTACGGTGTTGCTTCTCAAGCACCGTTTGAAAGCTAACGAACAACATCCAGGAATTGAAATCATCAATGATTACGGAGAATTACCCCTAGTTCAGTGTTTTCCTGGTCAGCTGAACCAAGTGTTTATGAACCTGCTGGCTAATGCTATTGATGCTTTGGAGCAATCAAATGTTGGCCGCAGTTTTGATGAACTCAAGATTAACCCTAATCGCATAACAATAAGCACCTCTCTGGATGAGCACCAAAAACAAATTGTGATTAGTATTAAGGATAACGGAGTGGGGATGACTGAAGAAGTCAAATCCCGAATTTTTGACCACCTATTTACTACTAAAGCTGTCAATAAGGGAACAGGGTTGGGACTCGCAATTGCCCGTCAAATTGTGGTAGAAAAACACGGTGGAACAATCGAGGTAAAATCTGACTTAGGGCAAGGTGCTTCCTTTGTGATATCTATTCCTTTTGATACTAATTCGCCATAA
- a CDS encoding cystathionine beta-synthase → MATYDNILQTIGRTPLVRLNRTTENIPSSIYVKVEYLNPGGSTKDRIALAMIKAAEKAGQLQPGGTIIEATAGNTGVGLALIAAVKKYRCIFVMPDKMSQDKINLLKAYGAEVVVTPTSVPPDSPESYNGVAERLAKEIPGAYRPNQFENPNNPLAHYLTTGPEIWSDSNGKIDVFVAGMGTGGTISGVAKYLKERNQNIIIVGADPEGSILSGDSPKSYKVEGIGEDFIPKTFNRQLVDEMVRVSDKESFNMARRLAREEGLLVGGSCGTAVAAALKYAARLSQPQYIVVLLPDTGRNYINKIYSDVWMQENGFWEGTTVRPIKIGEILVQKTDFPSLIAVSPRDTLSKATNLLQKLNISQLPVIDHNHVVGSLNEASLMKYLHDGINFSNQEVSAVMGKPLPSLDEEVDISEAYRVLLSGTTGIIITQQKVPIGLITRADLIRYWISQNQESNGI, encoded by the coding sequence ATGGCAACCTACGACAACATTTTGCAAACAATCGGCAGAACACCATTAGTCAGACTCAACCGCACAACCGAAAACATCCCCTCTAGCATCTATGTCAAAGTAGAATATCTCAACCCTGGCGGCAGCACCAAAGATAGAATCGCCCTCGCCATGATAAAAGCCGCAGAAAAAGCAGGACAACTGCAACCCGGTGGCACCATCATCGAAGCCACCGCAGGCAATACAGGAGTCGGACTAGCACTAATTGCCGCGGTCAAAAAATATCGGTGTATCTTCGTCATGCCCGATAAAATGAGCCAAGATAAAATCAACCTGCTCAAAGCTTATGGCGCAGAAGTAGTCGTTACCCCCACATCAGTCCCACCAGACTCACCAGAAAGTTATAACGGCGTAGCCGAAAGACTAGCCAAAGAAATTCCCGGCGCTTACAGACCAAATCAATTTGAAAACCCAAACAATCCCTTAGCTCATTACCTCACCACAGGCCCAGAAATTTGGTCAGATAGTAACGGAAAAATAGATGTATTTGTAGCAGGTATGGGCACAGGTGGCACCATCTCCGGAGTTGCCAAATATCTCAAAGAGCGAAATCAGAATATAATCATTGTCGGTGCAGACCCAGAGGGTTCAATTCTTTCCGGAGATAGTCCCAAATCTTACAAAGTTGAAGGCATTGGTGAAGACTTTATCCCCAAAACTTTTAATCGCCAATTAGTCGATGAAATGGTTCGCGTCAGTGATAAAGAATCTTTCAATATGGCTCGGCGTCTTGCACGAGAAGAAGGCTTATTAGTGGGAGGTTCCTGTGGTACAGCAGTAGCCGCAGCCCTCAAGTATGCAGCCAGATTATCCCAGCCTCAATATATTGTTGTACTGTTACCAGATACAGGCAGAAATTACATCAATAAAATCTACTCCGATGTCTGGATGCAAGAAAATGGTTTTTGGGAAGGGACAACAGTCAGACCAATAAAAATTGGTGAAATCCTGGTACAGAAAACAGATTTCCCCTCTCTAATTGCAGTGAGTCCTCGTGATACCTTAAGCAAAGCCACAAACTTACTACAAAAGTTAAATATCTCCCAGTTACCAGTAATTGATCATAACCATGTAGTCGGCAGCCTCAATGAAGCATCTTTGATGAAATACCTCCATGACGGAATCAACTTTTCTAATCAGGAAGTTTCGGCAGTCATGGGTAAACCGTTACCGAGTCTTGATGAAGAAGTCGATATATCCGAAGCTTATCGAGTGCTATTATCAGGCACAACAGGGATTATTATTACACAGCAAAAAGTCCCCATAGGCTTAATCACCAGAGCCGATTTAATCAGATATTGGATTAGTCAAAACCAGGAATCAAATGGAATTTGA